One Cryobacterium roopkundense genomic region harbors:
- a CDS encoding ATPase AAA, which yields MRTALNSPFSPGSDSIPEVWAGRTAQLSDWRDVVRPRRIAGLPERGRTILGEAGLGKSTLVRRIARDAAAAGDWTTQQLRVPSGADPLKIVATAILKLADQAGLPTSRERRIKDALSRVQAVAASGISLSLRQQEGPEPYTVLTALLVEVGRAAIARGDVMVLIHVDEVQNITDENALSQLLIALGDALVHEEEITAPGGVRVLRSLPIAVYLTGLPDFADMAGSRTGATFARRFKTTLLEAIADDDLVSALQPFIIEGWPVPDDLGGITRVHMEPTSVAAIVELCCGEPFLFQLAGEQAWYAGSTDVITRAQVLVGWKAARAEAATHVERILDRLPKRERDFVQAMAERPAQERTLTRIAQDMGFAKATDAGPTSQRLDSVRGIIERGKPYTFRHRAVEAYLTSDWPSVD from the coding sequence ATGCGCACTGCACTCAATAGCCCGTTCAGCCCTGGTTCCGACAGCATCCCCGAAGTGTGGGCCGGCCGGACAGCCCAGCTCAGCGACTGGCGCGACGTCGTGCGGCCGCGGCGCATAGCCGGGCTCCCTGAGCGAGGAAGAACCATCCTCGGAGAAGCCGGTCTCGGGAAGTCCACCTTGGTCAGGCGCATCGCCAGAGATGCTGCTGCCGCGGGAGACTGGACCACCCAGCAGCTGCGCGTTCCCTCTGGCGCTGACCCCCTGAAGATCGTCGCCACGGCAATTCTGAAGCTCGCCGACCAAGCGGGCCTACCCACGTCGCGTGAGAGGCGCATCAAAGACGCCCTCAGTCGCGTGCAGGCTGTTGCTGCCAGCGGGATCTCGCTGTCCCTGCGCCAACAAGAGGGCCCTGAGCCGTACACGGTGTTGACGGCACTCTTGGTAGAGGTCGGCCGAGCCGCAATCGCGCGCGGCGATGTGATGGTACTCATCCACGTCGACGAGGTGCAGAACATCACCGACGAGAACGCCCTGTCCCAGTTGCTGATCGCTCTCGGTGATGCCCTTGTGCACGAAGAAGAGATCACCGCGCCCGGCGGTGTGCGTGTGCTCCGGTCGTTGCCGATTGCTGTCTATCTCACCGGCCTGCCTGATTTCGCCGACATGGCCGGATCGCGCACCGGCGCCACGTTCGCGAGGCGCTTCAAGACAACCCTGCTTGAGGCAATTGCTGATGATGATCTGGTCTCTGCTCTTCAGCCGTTCATCATCGAGGGCTGGCCTGTGCCTGATGACCTAGGCGGTATCACGCGTGTCCACATGGAACCCACCAGTGTCGCAGCGATCGTCGAGCTCTGCTGCGGCGAACCGTTCCTGTTCCAGCTCGCTGGCGAGCAAGCCTGGTACGCCGGCAGTACCGACGTGATCACCCGCGCGCAGGTGCTGGTCGGCTGGAAAGCTGCCCGTGCAGAGGCAGCTACCCATGTCGAGCGGATCCTTGATCGCCTTCCCAAGCGCGAGCGCGACTTCGTTCAGGCCATGGCTGAGCGCCCGGCCCAGGAGCGCACTCTCACCCGTATTGCCCAGGACATGGGCTTCGCCAAGGCCACAGACGCCGGCCCCACATCGCAGCGGCTGGACTCCGTGCGCGGCATCATCGAGCGTGGCAAGCCGTACACGTTCCGTCACCGTGCTGTCGAGGCGTACCTGACGAGTGACTGGCCCAGCGTCGACTGA
- a CDS encoding helicase associated domain-containing protein codes for MTADDQKWMLYLGHAVSAFRASGSIPRGESHPGGWLAIQRRGARSGEPWMTLHRQMKLDESLPGWRESPKPPQRSRTEITVALQRHIQTTGRLPRQNGETADEQRLGAWLTAQRVAHHSGSLNAELTAWLNVTCPGWEGDGSRQTAWERTAGELGAYVRRTGCWPNRRSAAADERRLATWVKNRRNENRSDQISAERIALLDQLAPGWQDPR; via the coding sequence ATGACGGCTGACGATCAAAAGTGGATGCTCTACCTCGGACACGCTGTCTCGGCTTTTCGCGCCAGTGGCTCGATTCCTCGTGGCGAAAGCCACCCGGGCGGCTGGCTTGCTATCCAGCGCCGTGGCGCCAGGAGTGGCGAGCCGTGGATGACGCTCCACCGTCAGATGAAGCTGGATGAGTCTTTGCCAGGCTGGCGCGAATCACCGAAGCCACCTCAACGGAGCCGGACAGAGATCACGGTCGCGTTGCAGCGTCACATACAGACGACAGGGCGGCTTCCCCGTCAGAACGGCGAAACCGCAGACGAACAGCGCCTCGGGGCGTGGCTGACTGCCCAGCGGGTAGCGCATCACAGCGGTTCTTTGAACGCGGAGCTGACTGCCTGGTTGAACGTGACCTGTCCCGGCTGGGAGGGTGACGGTTCACGGCAGACCGCGTGGGAGCGGACCGCGGGTGAGCTCGGCGCGTACGTGAGGCGGACGGGGTGCTGGCCGAACCGCCGCAGCGCCGCCGCTGATGAGCGGCGCCTTGCCACCTGGGTGAAGAACAGGCGGAACGAAAACCGCAGTGATCAGATCAGTGCGGAGCGCATCGCGCTCCTCGATCAGCTCGCGCCAGGATGGCAGGATCCTCGGTAG